ATCAGTGCCACCGAAACGACCATAAGAATCATTTCGGTATTGCCATTATGCACCGAAGCGGACAATGCCTGCGCTGATTCGGCTGCGGGATGCTCTCTCATCACCGGCTCGAGGAATTTTTCAAACTGATTGCTACCGCCAAGGACATAGGGAATGCCGATATAACCACCAATGACGGAAAGGACCGCCAGAATTGACAGCGGCACGGTCATGATTTTGGGCGATTCGTGCAGGTGTGCTTTAGCATGATGATCAAGACGCTCCTCACCGAAGAAGGTAAGAAAGACCAGCCGGAACATATAGAAGGCGGTCAGCATGGCGGTAAAGAGTCCGACGGCCCAGAGCCAAGGGGAGCCGTAATCGGAGGAGAAGGCTTTCCAGAGGATTTCATCTTTGGAGAAAAATCCCGACAATCCGGGGATTCCGGCGATGGCAAGGGTGGCGATCAGGAAGGTGAGATAGGTGGCGGGCAGGTGCCGTTTCAATCCGCCCATATGGCGCATATCCTGCTGTCCGGATAAAGCATGGATCACCGAGCCGGCGCCCAAGAAGAGAAGGGCTTTGAAAAAGGCATGGGTCATGAGATGGAATATGCCGGCTGAGAAAGCGGCCACGCCGCAGGCGGTGAACATATATCCCAACTGGCTGATGGTGGAATAAGCCAGCACTCTTTTGATATCATTCTGGGCGAGAGCGATGGTGGCCGCGAAGAGGGCGGTGGCCATGCCGACGACGGCGACAACGCTCAGCGATACCGGCGCGAGAGTATAGAGAATATTGGAACGCGCAATCATATAGACGCCGGCGGTCACCATAGTGGCGGCATGGATCAGGGCCGAGACCGGTGTGGGGCCCTCCATAGCATCGGGCAACCAGACATAGAGCGGTATCTGAGCCGATTTTCCGGCGGCGCCAAGGAACAGGAGCAGAGTGGCGGCCGTAATGAGTCCTCCGCCGGCCATAAAGACCACCGGCGCTTTTTCAAAGACAGCCGCAAAATTAAGTGAGCCGGTCTGCCAGAAAATTATGAATAACCCCAACAGGAATCCAAAATCGCCGATGCGATTGACGATGAAAGCTTTTTTGCCGGCGTCGGCGGCAGATTTTTTCTCATACCAGAA
This is a stretch of genomic DNA from Candidatus Zixiibacteriota bacterium. It encodes these proteins:
- the nuoL gene encoding NADH-quinone oxidoreductase subunit L, with amino-acid sequence MNGYLYLIPLFPLIGFLLNGLFIGRLHKRVISLIACGSVGLSFLLGVKFFFDLLSLPENARIIGQVLFTWISSGEFNVNIGFLFDPLSAVMVLVVSGVGFLIHLYSIGYMHDDSGYGRYFTYLNLFVFSMLTLVLADNYLLMFVGWEGVGLCSYLLIGFWYEKKSAADAGKKAFIVNRIGDFGFLLGLFIIFWQTGSLNFAAVFEKAPVVFMAGGGLITAATLLLFLGAAGKSAQIPLYVWLPDAMEGPTPVSALIHAATMVTAGVYMIARSNILYTLAPVSLSVVAVVGMATALFAATIALAQNDIKRVLAYSTISQLGYMFTACGVAAFSAGIFHLMTHAFFKALLFLGAGSVIHALSGQQDMRHMGGLKRHLPATYLTFLIATLAIAGIPGLSGFFSKDEILWKAFSSDYGSPWLWAVGLFTAMLTAFYMFRLVFLTFFGEERLDHHAKAHLHESPKIMTVPLSILAVLSVIGGYIGIPYVLGGSNQFEKFLEPVMREHPAAESAQALSASVHNGNTEMILMVVSVAL